One Punica granatum isolate Tunisia-2019 chromosome 3, ASM765513v2, whole genome shotgun sequence genomic window carries:
- the LOC116199261 gene encoding uncharacterized protein LOC116199261, whose translation MPIANPRAGRVFVWIISCVILLSLASGGAFLVMYMTRPDPTNSAWLLYAGMALVCLPWFFWLMLCTYRCISRALGFRIICCGGGVDGAPSSRGGAGSGSLASVNRAGSLVGTPATVTNKSMGDTENGDGKQVNFGAAVVVNEGSVNNNNLRNIESRSSSSSSSNNDVSYKSHESEIPLASAMAS comes from the coding sequence ATGCCAATAGCCAACCCCCGAGCAGGGAGAGTGTTCGTATGGATCATCTCATGCGTCATACTGCTCTCGCTGGCGTCCGGAGGCGCCTTCCTGGTGATGTACATGACCCGGCCCGATCCTACCAACTCCGCCTGGCTACTCTACGCCGGGATGGCCCTTGTGTGTCTACCATGGTTCTTCTGGCTCATGCTTTGTACGTACAGATGCATTTCCCGTGCCCTTGGATTCAGAATCATCTGCTGTGGTGGCGGTGTAGATGGAGCCCCAAGCAGTAGGGGCGGCGCAGGCAGTGGCAGTTTGGCTTCCGTGAACCGGGCGGGGAGCCTGGTTGGCACACCAGCCACGGTCACAAACAAAAGCATGGGAGATACGGAAAATGGGGACGGGAAGCAGGTGAATTTCGGGGCAGCGGTCGTGGTGAATGAAGGAAgtgttaataataataacctGAGGAATATCGAGTCGAGATCGTCCTCGAGCAGTTCGAGCAACAACGACGTCTCATACAAATCGCACGAGAGCGAGATCCCTCTGGCTTCAGCTATGGCATCCTGA